Proteins found in one Pseudorasbora parva isolate DD20220531a chromosome 11, ASM2467924v1, whole genome shotgun sequence genomic segment:
- the syvn1 gene encoding E3 ubiquitin-protein ligase synoviolin gives MVRATLVTGISLALTGAVIAHAYFLKHQFYPTVVYLTKSSPSMAVLYIQAFVLVFLLGKLMRKVFFGQLRAAEMEHLIERSWYAVTETCLAFTVFRDDFSPRFVALFTLLLFLKCFHWLAEDRVDFMERSPNISWVFHFRVLSLMVLLGVLDFLFVNHACHSIITRGASVQLVFGFEYAILMTMVLTTFIKYTLHTIDLQSENPWDNKAVYMLYTELFTGFIKVLLYMAFMTIMIKVHTFPLFAIRPMYLAMRQFKKAVTDAIMSRRAIRNMNTLYPDATPEDLQATDNVCIICREEMVTGAKKLPCNHIFHSSCLRSWFQRQQTCPTCRMDVLRASQPNQTPAPAPAQAPAPAAPANVPVPPPVNVAPGMMPQFPPGLFPFWGPFPGAPPPAAPGAQAATDTPQTSTDGTQAQGSESGASSSSQPTADSTSAAPGAMPGFPFSMPPPFPSAPWLPMPPPPPFMSSMPPPPSTLSTMSEAELRELEQEGRRGLEARLQCLHNIHTLLDAAMLNIHHYLSTVATLSPPRSETNTGETSASVNMESSSPSTGNTETPSQENEAQSGESVNGATGFSRPDSTTEEDNDRKEGEGDDDGEPSAAELRRRRLRKLETTHTPDH, from the exons ATGGTGCGAGCTACACTCGTGACGGGCATCAGTCTGGCGCTGACTGGCGCAGTCATTGCCCATGCCTACTTTCTCAAGCACCAGTTCTATCCGACTGTGGTGTACCTCACCAAAAGCAGCCCTAGTATGGCA GTTTTATACATTCAGGCTTTCGTGTTGGTATTCCTTTTGGGGAAATTAATGCGGAAGGTCTTTTTCGGGCAGCTAAGAGCTGCTGAAATGGAG caCCTGATTGAACGCTCCTGGTATGCAGTGACGGAGACCTGCTTAGCCTTTACAGTCTTCAGGGACGATTTCTCCCCTCGTTTTGTGGCCCTTTTCACTTTGCTGCTTTTCCTCAAGTGCTTCCATTGGCTGGCTGAAGACAGGGTGGATTTT atGGAAAGGAGTCCAAATATCTCATGGGTCTTCCACTTCAGAGTTCTCT CTCTTATGGTGTTGCTGGGAGTGTTAGACTTTCTGTTTGTCAATCATGCGTGTCACAGCATTATAACAAGAGGGGCATCAGTGCAGCTGGTTTTTGGATTTGAG TATGCGATTCTGATGACTATGGTCCTCACCACCTTCATCAAGTACACCTTACATACAATTGATCTGCAAAGTGAGAATCCATGGGACAATAAAGCTGTCTACATGCTATACACAGAGCTCTTTACAG GATTCATCAAGGTGCTATTGTATATGGCATTCATGACCATAATGATAAAAGTGCACACCTTCCCTCTGTTTGCCATTCGGCCCATGTATCTCGCAATGAG GCAATTCAAGAAGGCAGTAACAGACGCCATCATGTCTCGACGAGCCATTCGTAATATGAATACTCT CTATCCAGATGCCACCCCTGAAGACTTGCAAGCCACAGACAATGTGTGCATCATTTGCAGAGAAGAGATGGTGACTGGAGCCAAGAAACTACCATGCAACCACATCTTTCACTCAAG TTGCCTTCGCTCATGGTTCCAAAGACAGCAGACATGTCCCACATGTCGTATGGATGTCCTCCGAGCATCCCAGCCAAATCAGACTCCAGCTCCAGCACCTGCACAGGCTCCTGCCCCTGCAGCTCCTGCTAATGTTCCCGTTCCTCCACCTGTCAATG TTGCTCCAGGTATGATGCCCCAGTTTCCTCCGGGGCTGTTTCCGTTTTGGGGTCCCTTCCCTGGCGCACCTCCTCCAGCTGCCCCCGGTGCACAGGCGGCTACTGACACTCCACAGACCAGTACCGATGGAACTCAGGCACAGGGATCAG AATCAGGAGCCAGCAGCTCATCTCAGCCGACTGCAGACAGCACCTCTGCTGCTCCTGGAGCTATGCCTGGATTCCCTTTTTCCATGCCACCACCTTTCCCATCAGCTCCATGGTTGCCGAtgcctccacctccaccttttA TGTCATCCATGCCACCGCCACCATCAACTCTGTCCACCATGTCAGAGGCTGAGCTCAGAGAACTGGAGCAGGAGGGCAGGCGAGGTTTGGAAGCCAGGTTGCAGTGCCTTCACAATATCCACACATTGTTGGATGCCGCCATGCTCAACATTCACCACTACCTCAGCACAGTGGCTACATTAAG TCCTCCAAGATCAGAAACCAACACGGGTGAGACGAGTGCATCAGTGAATATGGAGTCCTCCTCACCCTCCACGGGCAACACTGAAACCCCCAGTCAGGAGAACGAGGCTCAGAGTG GTGAATCTGTAAATGGAGCTACAGGCTTTTCTCGACCAGACTCCACCACAGAGGAGGACAATGACAGGAAGGAGGGAGAGGGAGATGATGACGGTGAGCCGAGCGCCGCTGAGTTGAGACGACGTCGCCTGCGTAAACTGGAGACCACGCACACTCCCGACCACTGA
- the gpr137 gene encoding integral membrane protein GPR137: MHNSVPPSPMRPAVAPSVQLGVTVLYTCLYGGLFLVVYIQLWLLLLYRHKRWSYQSIFLFLCLFWAALRTTLFSFYFHDALAANRLPTPVYWLLYCFPVCLQFFTLSLFNLYFTQELLKVRSVFHIEPSKGLRVARCVYASMSAIFLCVNIVCASLGEHGGSGGAGENTWRLVLVRVLVNDLLFILEAVCLATSLLLLTQFSPTTITPLRSKGLFRTAVLGAGVIFLFSSRACYNLAVLFLSQNHKVEAFDYDWYNISDQADLQSELGDRGYIIFGAVLFIWELLPTSLLILIFRVRQPPQEKNCSPAMCNTKGSRSYFFDDPRGMDDDSASLWSHGINAHSSWFGSSETTPLLFNRSDQISQHHSLYSTPQT; encoded by the exons ATGCACAATTCAGTTCCACCTTCTCCCATGAGACCAGCCGTGGCCCCATCAGTGCAGCTGGGTGTCACGGTTCTTTACACCTGTCTTTACGGGGGGCTTTTTTTAGTTGTATACATTCAGCTTTGGTTGCTGTTACTCTACCGGCATAAGCGATGGAGCTACCAgagtatttttctttttctttgccTGTTCTGGGCAGCTCTTCGCACAACACTCTTCTCGTTTTATTTCCACGATGCTCTTGCGGCCAACCGCCTGCCCACTCCAGTCTACTGGCTTCTTTATTGCTTCCCAgtgtgtttgcagttttttACTCTGAGTCTCTTTAACCTTTACTTTACTCAG GAGTTGCTTAAAGTCAGAAGTGTATTCCACATTGAGCCCAGCAAAGGACT ACGGGTGGCTCGGTGTGTGTATGCCTCTATGAGTGCCATCTTCCTGTGCGTCAACATAGTTTGCGCAAGCCTAGGAGAGCATGGAGGTTCTGGCGGAGCTGGTGAAAATACATGGAGGCTGGTTTTGGTTCGGGTGCTGGTTAATGACTTACTGTTTATCCTGGAAGCTGTGTGTCTGGCCACATCTCTGCTCCTGTTAACTCAATTCTCGCCCACCACCATCACCCCTCTACGCAGTAAG GGGCTTTTCCGGACTGCGGTGCTGGGGGCAGGCGTGATCTTTCTCTTCTCTAGCAGGGCTTGCTACAATCTTGCAGTACTGTTTTTGTCTCAGAACCATAAAGTCGAGGCTTTCGATTATGACTGGTACAACATTTCTGATCAG GCTGACCTTCAGAGTGAACTTGGAGACAGAGGCTACATTATCTTTGGAGCAGTGCTTTTCATTTGGGAGCTGCTACCTACCAGCCTGCTCATTCTCATCTTCAGAGTTCGCCAGCCTCCTCAAGAAAAG AACTGCAGCCCGGCAATGTGCAACACAAAAGGCTCACGGTCATATTTCTTTGATGATCCTCGTGGAATGGATGATGACTCGGCTTCTCTCTGGAGCCACGGTATCAATGCTCATAGCAG CTGGTTTGGCTCGAGTGAGACGACTCCACTTCTCTTCAACAGGAGCGACCAGATCAGCCAGCACCACTCACTTTACTCCACTCCACAGACCTAA